In Ornithodoros turicata isolate Travis unplaced genomic scaffold, ASM3712646v1 ctg00001343.1, whole genome shotgun sequence, the following proteins share a genomic window:
- the LOC135376884 gene encoding LOW QUALITY PROTEIN: cytochrome b-like (The sequence of the model RefSeq protein was modified relative to this genomic sequence to represent the inferred CDS: substituted 7 bases at 7 genomic stop codons): NASSESNSLIKIINSTLIDLPAPSNISYIXNYGSLLRICLIIQILTGVFLAIHFSRDITTAFSRVSHITRDVNLGXIIRAAHANTASFFFIFLYIHVARGLFFSSFYLKGPXISGTIIILILIATAFLGYVLPXGQISFXGATVITNLLSAIPYIGHTITQXIXGGFSVDNPTLTRFFTLHFLFPFILLAIIIIHISLLHETGSSNPLGISNSIDKIPFHPYFTYKDILGVILALILLTLVILIYPYIFSDPENFLIANPLITPPHIQPE; encoded by the coding sequence AATGCTTCTTCGGAATCCAATAGCTTAATCAAAATCATCAACTCAACATTAATTGATTTACCTGCTCCCTCAAACATTTCATACATATGAAATTATGGATCCTTACTTAGAATATGTTTAATTATTCAAATTTTAACAGGAGTTTTTCTAGCTATACACTTTTCAAGAGATATTACAACTGCATTTTCAAGAGTATCACACATCACACGTGATGTCAATCTAGGATGAATAATCCGAGCAGCACATGCTAACACAgcctctttcttctttattttcttaTACATTCACGTAGCACGTGGTCTATTTTTCTCTTCATTCTATTTAAAAGGCCCTTGAATTTCAGGAACAATCATCATTTTAATTTTAATAGCTACTGCATTTTTAGGATATGTTCTACCTTGAGGCCAAATATCATTCTGAGGGGCAACAGTAATTACAAATCTTCTTTCAGCTATTCCCTACATCGGTCATACAATTACTCAATGAATTTGAGGTGGGTTTTCAGTTGATAACCCCACCTTAACTCGATTCTTTACTCTTCATTTTTTATTCCCTTTTATCCTACTAGCGATAATTATAATTCACATCTCACTTCTTCACGAAACAGGCTCATCAAATCCATTAGGAATTTCTAACAGTATTGATAAAATTCCTTTCCATCCATATTTTACATATAAGGATATTTTAGGGGTAATTTTAGCACTTATATTGCTAACACTAGTAATTTTAATTTATCCGTATATATTTTCCGACCCAGAGAATTTCCTAATAGCAAATCCACTTATCACTCCACCCCATATTCAACCAGAATGA